The Hypanus sabinus isolate sHypSab1 chromosome 3, sHypSab1.hap1, whole genome shotgun sequence genome contains a region encoding:
- the LOC132390940 gene encoding small ribosomal subunit protein uS8-like: protein MVESSSCSASSKMARQSGVEITSINNAEKCGKCQVLICPCSKVIVRFLTVITKHGYIGEFEIIDDHRGGKIVVNLTGRLNKCGVISPRFDVQVKELERWQNSLLPSRQFGYLILMTSAGIMDHEEAKRKHTGGKILGSFF, encoded by the exons ATGGTGGAGTCATCCAGCTGCAGTGCTTCATCCAAAATGGCCA GACAGTCAGGAGTAGAAATCACAAGCATCAACAATGCAGAGAAATGTGGAAAATGCCAGGTTCTCATCTGCCCATGCTCCAAAGTGATTGTGAGGTTCCTGACTGTAATCACGAAGCATGGCTACATTGGAGAATTTGAAATTATCGACGATCACAGGGGTGGAAAAATTGTTGTTAATctcacagggagactgaacaagTGTGGTGTCATCAGCCCCAGATTTGATGTTCAAGTAAAGGAGCTGGAAAGGTGGCAGAATAGTCTTTTGCCTTCCCGTCAGTTTGGGTACCTCATTCTCATGACCTCAGCTGGCATCATGGACCATGAAGAGGCCAAACGAAAACACACAGGAGGAAAAATCTTAGGATCCTTTTTCTAA